The Gemmatimonadota bacterium genome has a window encoding:
- a CDS encoding FtsX-like permease family protein produces MLKNHLVIALRHLFANKGYFFINTLGLSTGIACSLLVFLFVRQEWTFDTFHEKADRIYRVNVSGLGFDGTPFRTAITPIPLAPALKRQFPGVVETVRIRSFGGGLVVRVGDDTFREDRMLTCDPSFFQVFSFPLIEGDPETVFADFNALVISRSIAEKYFGQESALGRQLTIMDEPFTVTGVTEDNPGNSSIQFDFLLPFERTIGMNPFLANAVDSWNYSVTSTYAELSDPQQADLLNEQFPEFSRAHFSGQMSRELEIQALTDTHLDPGVGNGLGTASDPNRSYLLISVALLVLFIACVNFMNLAICRSSTRAKEVGLRKVFGAQQSQIVGQHLGESLVLSCFAPVLGVILSHLFLPIFNSLAGSSLVLDYLSSGSTLAALLAFTLLVAFVSGSYPSLVLSRFNPVAIFQRRIQVGGPNLLIRGLMVVQFGLSAALVVSILVMTRQLDFARTGDLGYNAENIVVIEKDQDSGSLDVFRNRVISYEGVLDVTGVSNSFGPNRGLAQAAYADTAGNRLEAFMYTVDYDYVKTLELNLVSGRDFSREFGGDESGSCIINEAAARSMGWEDPVGRTLPHGVTVVGVVEDYHYRSMHHEIEPVILTLNPVVFGDDDMDRINFFMVRVSEQGLPATLDLLREAWVEVAPGSPFGYFFLDDDLSRFYVEETNLARIFTYSAVFALLIACLGVYGLVSLEVVRRTREVGIRKVMGAAVSDIVGLLSKQFVYLVLIANVLAWPAAWWLMNEWLADFAYRAELGVGPFVLAGLVVLAITLVTVSLQTFRSALINPADTLRRE; encoded by the coding sequence ATGCTGAAAAACCACCTCGTCATCGCGCTTCGGCACCTCTTCGCCAACAAGGGCTACTTCTTCATCAACACACTGGGCCTTTCGACCGGCATCGCCTGCAGCCTGCTCGTTTTCCTCTTCGTTCGCCAGGAGTGGACCTTCGATACCTTCCACGAAAAAGCGGACCGGATCTACCGTGTAAACGTATCGGGGCTGGGATTCGACGGCACGCCGTTCCGCACCGCCATTACACCGATTCCGCTCGCGCCGGCGCTGAAACGCCAGTTCCCCGGTGTGGTCGAAACGGTCAGGATTCGGTCGTTCGGAGGTGGATTGGTGGTGCGAGTCGGGGACGACACGTTCAGGGAAGATCGCATGCTCACCTGCGATCCCTCGTTCTTCCAGGTGTTTTCGTTTCCGCTTATCGAAGGAGATCCCGAGACCGTATTCGCCGATTTCAACGCCCTGGTGATCAGTCGGTCCATTGCGGAGAAGTACTTTGGCCAGGAAAGCGCACTGGGCCGGCAACTCACGATCATGGATGAGCCGTTTACGGTGACCGGCGTGACGGAGGACAACCCGGGCAATTCCAGTATTCAGTTTGACTTCCTGCTTCCCTTCGAGCGGACGATCGGTATGAACCCCTTTCTCGCCAATGCCGTTGACAGCTGGAACTACTCGGTTACGTCCACGTACGCGGAATTGTCGGATCCGCAACAGGCCGATCTGCTCAACGAACAGTTCCCCGAATTCTCCAGGGCTCATTTCTCGGGGCAGATGTCCAGGGAGCTGGAGATCCAGGCGCTCACGGACACCCACCTGGACCCGGGAGTAGGGAACGGCCTGGGTACCGCCAGCGATCCGAACAGGTCCTACCTGCTGATCAGCGTCGCGCTGCTCGTCCTTTTCATAGCGTGCGTCAACTTCATGAACCTGGCCATATGCCGTTCCTCGACCCGCGCGAAGGAGGTCGGCCTCCGTAAGGTGTTCGGCGCGCAACAGTCGCAGATCGTGGGGCAGCACCTGGGCGAATCGCTGGTGCTGAGTTGCTTCGCTCCCGTGCTCGGGGTGATCCTGTCCCATCTCTTCCTGCCCATCTTCAACTCGCTGGCGGGAAGTTCGCTCGTCCTCGACTACCTATCCAGCGGTTCCACGCTGGCCGCGCTCCTGGCGTTCACCTTGCTGGTCGCCTTCGTATCCGGCAGCTACCCGTCCCTGGTCCTTTCCCGGTTCAATCCGGTCGCCATCTTCCAGCGACGGATCCAGGTTGGCGGGCCGAATCTGCTCATCCGGGGCCTCATGGTCGTGCAGTTCGGACTGTCCGCGGCGCTCGTCGTCTCCATTCTCGTCATGACGCGGCAGCTGGATTTCGCCCGGACCGGGGACCTGGGATACAACGCCGAGAACATCGTCGTGATCGAGAAAGACCAGGATTCCGGCAGCCTGGATGTTTTCCGGAATCGGGTGATATCCTACGAGGGCGTGCTGGACGTGACCGGTGTATCAAACTCCTTCGGTCCGAACCGGGGACTGGCCCAGGCCGCGTACGCCGACACGGCCGGCAACCGGCTGGAAGCGTTCATGTATACCGTGGACTATGACTACGTGAAGACCCTGGAACTCAACCTCGTCTCGGGTCGCGATTTCTCGAGGGAGTTCGGGGGAGACGAATCGGGGTCGTGCATCATCAACGAGGCCGCGGCCAGATCGATGGGATGGGAAGATCCTGTCGGCCGCACGTTGCCGCACGGCGTCACGGTCGTCGGCGTGGTGGAAGACTACCATTACCGATCCATGCACCACGAGATCGAACCCGTCATACTCACCCTCAATCCGGTGGTGTTCGGGGATGATGATATGGATCGGATCAATTTTTTCATGGTGCGCGTCAGCGAGCAGGGCCTGCCCGCCACGCTGGATCTGCTGAGAGAAGCATGGGTCGAAGTCGCGCCGGGATCGCCCTTCGGATACTTCTTCCTGGATGACGACCTTTCCCGCTTCTACGTGGAAGAGACCAACCTGGCGCGGATCTTCACCTATTCGGCGGTCTTCGCCCTGCTGATCGCCTGCCTGGGGGTATACGGCCTGGTTTCCCTGGAGGTCGTCCGCCGCACGCGGGAGGTCGGCATCCGCAAGGTGATGGGCGCCGCCGTATCGGACATCGTGGGCCTGCTGTCAAAACAGTTCGTCTACCTCGTCCTCATCGCAAACGTCCTCGCCTGGCCGGCGGCCTGGTGGCTCATGAACGAATGGCTGGCCGACTTCGCCTACCGCGCCGAACTCGGCGTGGGGCCATTTGTCCTGGCAGGTCTCGTGGTTCTGGCCATAACCCTGGTCACCGTCAGCTTGCAGACCTTCCGAAGTGCCCTGATCAATCCGGCGGACACGCTGCGGCGCGAGTAG
- the hemL gene encoding glutamate-1-semialdehyde-2,1-aminomutase, with protein MNRSRSSTLFDQALRSMPGGVNSPVRNFGRVGGRPVFMERGAGSKVYDVDGNAYIDYLGSWGPLILGHGHPAVVEALKKACERGTSFGTPTEAEIRLAELVKTAFPSIELLRMVNSGTEATMSALRVARGYTGRDLAVKFEAGYHGHGDSFLIQAGSGAATFGIPDSPGVPADLAKMTLNLTYNDIGAVRAALSERGDDIACVIVEPVAGNMGMIPPAEGFLETIREETEKRGIILIFDEIITGFRIAFGGAQERFGITADMTCLGKIIGGGLPVGAYGGRREIMETVAPVGAVYQAGTLSGNPLAMTAGYETVRQLQEPGVYQRLENLASRLGDGLRAAAAAARVPAYLTRAGSMMCTFFTDQAVDNFDAASTSDADTYGRYFWNMLDRGVYLAPSRLETGFVSLAHTEEDIDRTLDAARESMNLLNS; from the coding sequence ATGAACCGTTCCCGATCCAGCACGCTCTTCGACCAGGCCTTGCGATCCATGCCTGGCGGGGTGAACAGCCCCGTGCGCAATTTCGGCCGGGTCGGAGGCCGCCCCGTCTTCATGGAGCGGGGCGCGGGGTCGAAGGTCTACGACGTGGACGGCAACGCGTACATCGACTACCTGGGATCCTGGGGGCCGCTGATCCTGGGCCACGGCCATCCCGCCGTGGTCGAAGCCCTGAAGAAGGCCTGTGAGCGGGGCACGAGTTTCGGCACGCCCACGGAGGCAGAGATCAGGCTGGCGGAACTGGTCAAGACCGCCTTCCCGTCCATCGAACTGTTGCGCATGGTCAACTCCGGCACGGAAGCGACCATGAGTGCCCTGCGCGTAGCCCGCGGATACACGGGACGGGACCTGGCGGTCAAGTTCGAGGCGGGATACCACGGCCACGGAGACAGCTTTCTCATCCAGGCCGGGTCGGGCGCCGCCACGTTCGGCATCCCCGACAGCCCCGGCGTGCCCGCGGACCTGGCGAAGATGACCCTCAACCTGACGTACAACGACATCGGAGCTGTCCGGGCCGCCCTGTCGGAGCGGGGCGACGACATCGCCTGCGTGATCGTCGAGCCGGTCGCCGGCAACATGGGTATGATCCCGCCGGCCGAAGGCTTTCTCGAAACCATCCGGGAAGAAACGGAGAAGCGAGGCATTATACTGATTTTCGACGAGATCATCACCGGTTTCAGGATCGCTTTCGGCGGCGCGCAGGAACGGTTCGGGATCACGGCCGACATGACCTGCCTGGGAAAGATCATCGGCGGAGGCCTTCCCGTCGGCGCCTACGGCGGGCGCAGGGAAATCATGGAAACCGTGGCCCCCGTCGGAGCGGTATACCAGGCCGGCACGCTCTCGGGTAACCCGCTGGCCATGACCGCGGGGTATGAGACGGTGCGGCAGCTCCAGGAACCCGGTGTCTACCAGCGGCTCGAGAACCTGGCTTCCCGGCTCGGCGACGGTCTTCGCGCCGCGGCGGCAGCAGCCCGCGTTCCCGCGTACCTGACGCGCGCCGGGTCCATGATGTGTACCTTCTTCACCGACCAGGCCGTCGATAACTTCGACGCCGCCTCCACTTCGGACGCGGATACGTACGGTCGGTACTTCTGGAACATGCTGGACCGCGGCGTTTATCTCGCGCCTTCGCGCCTTGAAACGGGATTCGTGTCCCTGGCCCACACCGAAGAGGACATCGACCGGACCCTCGACGCGGCCCGGGAGAGCATGAATCTTTTGAATTCGTAG
- the hemB gene encoding porphobilinogen synthase: MMAFPVHRLRRLRRTERLRRMVGETRLSVDDLIYPLFICPGEGVRAPVDSMPGVERLSVDQGAEVCREVSDLGIPAVMLFGIPESKDTYGSGAYADDGIVQRAIRAIKQAAPGLTVIGDVCLCEYTDHGHCGVIKEDDVENDATLRLLVRTALSQAKAGADLVAPSDMMDGRVGAIREALDDERLTHVPIMAYSAKYASAYYGPFRDAADSVPQFGDRRSYQMDPANSNEALREVELDLEEGADIVMVKPALAYLDVIHRVKSTFEVPVAAYNVSGEYAMIKAAGQMGWIDEERIVLESLTAIKRAGADMILTYFAREVARGLQSG, from the coding sequence CTGATGGCATTTCCCGTACACAGACTGCGGCGCCTGCGCCGCACGGAGCGGTTGCGCAGAATGGTCGGCGAGACCCGGCTTTCCGTGGACGACCTGATCTATCCCCTGTTCATCTGCCCGGGAGAAGGTGTCCGTGCCCCGGTGGATTCCATGCCCGGTGTGGAGCGGCTGTCGGTGGACCAGGGCGCGGAGGTCTGCCGCGAAGTCTCGGACCTGGGCATCCCGGCCGTTATGCTCTTCGGCATCCCGGAAAGCAAGGACACCTACGGTTCCGGCGCTTATGCGGACGACGGCATCGTCCAACGGGCCATCCGCGCGATCAAGCAGGCGGCGCCGGGACTCACCGTCATCGGCGACGTGTGCCTCTGCGAGTACACCGATCACGGCCACTGCGGGGTCATCAAAGAAGACGACGTGGAGAACGACGCCACCCTTCGGCTGCTCGTCCGGACTGCGCTCTCGCAGGCGAAGGCCGGTGCCGACCTGGTCGCGCCGTCGGACATGATGGACGGCCGCGTGGGCGCGATCCGGGAGGCCCTCGACGACGAGCGGCTTACGCACGTCCCGATCATGGCCTATTCCGCCAAGTACGCTTCGGCCTACTACGGGCCCTTTCGCGACGCCGCGGACTCGGTCCCGCAATTCGGCGACCGCCGTTCCTACCAGATGGACCCGGCGAACTCCAACGAAGCGCTCCGGGAAGTGGAGCTGGACCTCGAGGAAGGCGCCGATATCGTCATGGTCAAGCCGGCCCTGGCCTATCTCGACGTGATACACCGGGTGAAATCGACTTTTGAAGTGCCGGTGGCCGCCTACAACGTGAGCGGGGAATACGCCATGATCAAGGCGGCGGGACAGATGGGATGGATCGATGAAGAGAGGATTGTCCTGGAGTCGCTGACCGCCATAAAGCGCGCCGGAGCCGACATGATCCTTACCTATTTCGCGCGGGAGGTCGCGCGCGGACTCCAATCCGGTTGA
- the cobA gene encoding uroporphyrinogen-III C-methyltransferase — translation MNAEFPDKTEYPGDFESPGSTESPGGSASAATPGMVYLVGAGPGDPGLITVKGLSCVRRADVVVADFLADDRLVAEAPDHAERIRVPWRPGRQAEINDLLVRHSRAGKTVVRLKGGDPFVFGRGGEEGLHLQRSGIPFEVVPGITAAVAVPAYAGIPVTHREITSSMTVVTGHVSQDKDHNDLDWEAFAKRIGTLIFYMGARNLPFIAERLIEHGRPKDTPVALIQWGTTAEQRTLVGTLDDIVSRARTASFTPPVLIVVGEVVALRPQLDWFESKPLFGVRVLVTRARDQAGELSESLVRHGAEPVEAPLIRIEAPEDWTAVDAALADLSGFEHVVFTSRNAVEAFFSRLNHKGLDARALGGVRVAAVGRATAGALRSRGIEADDQPEVFRAERLVEALAGDRDLHDARILFPAADIAGPAVEEGLAAAGASVTRVTVYRTVLAPDMPDDIASMLEDGKIHLAVFASSSTVSAFAKAAGPDGPQRWTRGVRIACIGPSTAETAAEAGLSVDIVPGQATVPALVDAIVRDRLAAGERPA, via the coding sequence ATGAACGCCGAGTTCCCTGACAAGACCGAATATCCGGGCGACTTCGAATCCCCAGGCAGTACCGAATCCCCGGGCGGGTCCGCATCCGCCGCGACGCCGGGCATGGTATACCTGGTCGGCGCGGGCCCCGGCGACCCAGGGCTGATTACCGTGAAGGGCCTTTCCTGCGTGCGGCGGGCCGACGTCGTCGTTGCCGACTTCCTCGCCGACGACCGGCTGGTGGCGGAAGCGCCGGACCACGCCGAGCGTATCCGCGTGCCCTGGCGGCCGGGGCGTCAGGCGGAGATCAACGACCTGCTGGTGCGGCACAGCCGGGCCGGGAAGACCGTGGTCCGGTTGAAGGGCGGCGATCCGTTCGTGTTCGGCCGGGGCGGCGAGGAGGGGCTGCATCTCCAGCGCTCCGGGATACCCTTCGAAGTGGTTCCCGGCATCACGGCGGCCGTCGCGGTACCTGCCTACGCCGGCATACCGGTGACCCACCGGGAGATCACTTCGTCGATGACGGTCGTCACCGGCCACGTTTCGCAGGACAAGGACCACAACGATCTCGACTGGGAGGCTTTCGCCAAACGGATCGGCACGTTGATCTTCTACATGGGCGCACGGAACCTGCCCTTCATCGCGGAAAGACTGATCGAACACGGCCGGCCGAAGGACACGCCCGTCGCGCTGATCCAGTGGGGCACCACGGCGGAGCAAAGGACCCTCGTCGGCACGCTGGACGACATCGTGTCCAGGGCCCGGACCGCTTCCTTCACGCCGCCCGTGCTGATCGTCGTAGGCGAGGTGGTGGCGCTGCGTCCGCAGCTCGACTGGTTCGAATCGAAACCGCTTTTCGGCGTACGCGTGCTGGTCACGCGCGCCCGGGACCAGGCCGGCGAGCTTTCGGAGTCGCTCGTACGCCATGGCGCGGAGCCGGTCGAAGCGCCGCTGATCCGGATCGAAGCGCCCGAAGACTGGACGGCAGTGGATGCCGCGCTGGCCGATCTCTCCGGTTTCGAGCACGTGGTGTTCACCAGCCGGAACGCCGTGGAGGCGTTTTTCTCCCGGCTGAATCACAAGGGCCTGGATGCCCGGGCCCTGGGCGGGGTCCGCGTCGCCGCGGTGGGCCGGGCCACGGCCGGCGCGCTGCGAAGTCGCGGGATCGAAGCAGACGATCAACCCGAGGTATTCCGGGCCGAAAGGCTCGTTGAAGCCCTGGCCGGCGACCGCGACCTTCATGATGCGCGGATCCTCTTCCCCGCGGCGGACATTGCGGGTCCCGCCGTGGAGGAAGGACTGGCCGCCGCGGGCGCGTCCGTGACCCGGGTGACGGTCTACCGGACGGTCCTTGCACCGGACATGCCGGACGACATAGCGTCCATGCTGGAGGACGGGAAGATCCATTTGGCCGTGTTCGCGAGTTCGTCGACCGTGTCGGCGTTCGCGAAGGCCGCGGGGCCGGACGGTCCGCAACGATGGACCCGGGGCGTACGCATCGCGTGCATTGGTCCTTCCACGGCGGAAACCGCCGCGGAGGCGGGCCTGTCCGTGGATATCGTGCCCGGCCAGGCCACGGTCCCCGCGCTCGTGGACGCGATCGTGCGCGACCGGCTGGCCGCGGGGGAGCGGCCCGCGTAA
- the hemC gene encoding hydroxymethylbilane synthase yields the protein MASSLIIGTRGSRLALVQAHSVARDLEAGRDDLAVEVRVLTTKGDADRDASLDTFGGEGVFVKELERALVSREIDAAVHSLKDLPTSLPGGLAIASVPERVDARDALISRDGAGLDDLPSGARVATGSPRRRAQLQHYRPDLRFTGIRGNIDTRLKKLEEPDGPDAIVLAVAGLQRLGWTERISEILAPEVCMPAVGQAALAIETRKDDQPALEAARRIEDLQARQAVTAERSFLHRIGGGCHTPVGAWGRIEEGCLVLDAVLAADDGEWLVRQSLRGQPEESADLGRRLAEAVLEQAAQADPSRPIDPVRPSRPSSPTTESQ from the coding sequence ATGGCTTCTTCACTGATCATAGGCACCCGCGGCAGCAGGCTGGCCCTCGTCCAGGCCCATTCGGTGGCCAGGGACCTGGAAGCGGGCCGCGACGATCTGGCCGTGGAGGTGCGCGTCCTCACGACGAAAGGCGACGCGGACCGGGACGCCTCACTGGACACCTTCGGCGGCGAGGGCGTCTTCGTCAAGGAACTGGAACGGGCCCTGGTCTCGAGGGAGATCGACGCGGCCGTGCATAGCCTCAAGGACCTGCCCACGTCCCTTCCCGGCGGCCTGGCAATCGCCTCGGTTCCGGAGCGCGTGGACGCGCGCGATGCCCTGATCAGCCGCGACGGCGCCGGGCTGGACGACCTTCCGTCGGGTGCCCGTGTCGCCACGGGGAGTCCGAGGCGGCGGGCACAACTGCAGCATTACCGGCCGGACCTGCGATTCACGGGGATCCGCGGGAACATCGACACCCGGCTGAAGAAACTGGAAGAACCGGACGGCCCGGACGCCATCGTGCTGGCCGTGGCGGGGTTGCAGCGGCTGGGCTGGACGGAACGCATCTCCGAGATATTGGCTCCGGAGGTCTGCATGCCGGCTGTCGGCCAGGCCGCGCTCGCGATCGAAACCCGGAAGGACGATCAGCCCGCTCTGGAAGCGGCGCGGCGCATCGAAGACCTTCAGGCCAGGCAGGCCGTAACGGCGGAACGGTCCTTTCTCCATCGTATCGGCGGCGGTTGCCATACCCCGGTCGGCGCCTGGGGCAGAATCGAGGAAGGTTGCCTGGTACTGGATGCCGTCCTGGCCGCCGATGACGGCGAATGGCTCGTGCGTCAATCCCTGCGCGGACAGCCGGAAGAGAGCGCTGATCTGGGCCGCCGGCTGGCCGAGGCGGTACTGGAACAGGCCGCACAGGCCGATCCGTCCAGGCCGATTGATCCCGTTCGGCCGTCCCGGCCGTCTAGTCCGACCACGGAATCCCAATGA
- a CDS encoding glutamyl-tRNA reductase — protein sequence MHLTLVGLSHHTAPIDVRDQAVLTKSLQEKALSFVKASNGILEAVLLSTCNRSEMYATTDEEHTDPGPIEAWFHEIHGVDEGVLSPYLYHRRDEAVIRHLFRVVSSLDSMVVGEQQILGQVREAYMQSLNTKNTGLVLNRLFEKALAVGKQVRETTEIGTGSVSVSSVAVELARKIFKDLRQHTAMLIGAGETGERTAEYLVDQGVKRLIVANRTYDRAADLAHRYDGIAVSLQDGLQMISDVDIVISSTGATEPVLGRDRMAEIMHDRRNRPIFLIDIAAPRDIDPRVRGLYNVILYDMDDLQSVVDDNAEARKAEAQKVEAIVETEVERLLAWYQNLSIAPTIAQLRHFAEDVRHQEIGRAFTQLGHLSDDDRETVEKMTRAIVNKLLHQPTVQLRNTSDPEHRDYHLYSLRHLFGLDEHGNDKNGAEHE from the coding sequence ATGCATCTCACACTCGTCGGACTGAGTCACCATACAGCGCCCATCGACGTGCGCGACCAGGCGGTGCTGACGAAATCGCTCCAGGAAAAGGCCCTCTCCTTCGTGAAGGCCTCGAACGGCATCCTGGAAGCGGTGCTGCTGTCCACGTGCAACCGCAGCGAGATGTACGCGACCACCGACGAGGAACATACCGATCCCGGTCCTATCGAGGCGTGGTTTCACGAGATCCACGGCGTGGACGAAGGCGTTCTGTCGCCCTACCTCTATCACCGGAGGGACGAGGCGGTCATCCGGCACCTGTTCCGGGTGGTCTCCAGCCTGGATTCGATGGTCGTCGGGGAGCAGCAGATCCTCGGCCAGGTCAGAGAGGCCTACATGCAGTCGCTGAACACGAAGAACACGGGACTGGTCCTCAACCGGTTGTTCGAAAAGGCGCTGGCCGTGGGCAAGCAGGTGCGGGAGACCACGGAGATCGGGACGGGCTCGGTTTCCGTCAGTTCCGTGGCGGTCGAACTCGCGCGGAAGATCTTCAAGGACCTGCGGCAGCATACGGCCATGCTGATCGGCGCGGGAGAGACCGGCGAACGGACCGCGGAGTACCTCGTCGACCAGGGCGTGAAGCGGCTGATCGTCGCCAACCGGACCTACGACCGGGCCGCCGACCTGGCCCACCGCTACGACGGGATCGCCGTATCGCTGCAGGACGGGCTGCAGATGATCTCCGACGTCGATATCGTCATCAGTTCCACCGGCGCCACCGAACCGGTGCTGGGAAGGGACCGGATGGCCGAGATCATGCACGACCGCCGCAACCGCCCCATATTCCTGATCGATATCGCCGCGCCCCGGGACATCGACCCGCGCGTGCGCGGTCTATACAATGTCATCCTCTACGACATGGACGACCTGCAGTCGGTGGTGGACGACAACGCGGAGGCGCGGAAGGCGGAAGCGCAGAAGGTGGAGGCGATCGTCGAGACCGAGGTGGAGCGGTTGCTCGCGTGGTACCAGAACCTCTCCATCGCGCCCACCATCGCCCAGCTCCGCCACTTCGCGGAGGATGTCCGGCACCAGGAGATCGGCCGCGCCTTCACCCAGCTCGGCCATCTCTCCGATGACGACCGGGAGACCGTGGAGAAGATGACCCGCGCCATCGTGAACAAGCTGCTCCATCAACCGACGGTCCAGCTCAGGAACACTTCCGATCCGGAGCACCGGGACTACCACCTCTACAGCCTGCGCCATCTCTTCGGACTCGACGAGCACGGGAACGACAAGAACGGCGCCGAGCACGAATAG
- a CDS encoding bifunctional precorrin-2 dehydrogenase/sirohydrochlorin ferrochelatase gives MKKYYPAFVDIEDQPCLVVGGGAIAEEKAGSLLECGGVVTVISPDLTDGLRDHADRGALRWLARPYSPGDVRGYRLVISATDSTEVNERVYRDAEAEGIMVNVVDVPALCRYIVPSIVRQGDLCIAISTGGKSPALAKKIRGQLEGAYGPEYADLLDLLGAYRPRMKAAYPDETETRARLWTSLVDSDLLDLLRAGRADEARDRVESCISHSSD, from the coding sequence ATGAAAAAATACTATCCCGCCTTCGTAGACATCGAAGACCAGCCGTGCCTGGTGGTGGGCGGCGGTGCGATCGCTGAGGAGAAGGCGGGTTCGCTGCTCGAATGTGGCGGGGTCGTTACCGTGATCAGCCCCGACCTGACGGACGGACTGCGTGACCATGCGGACCGCGGCGCACTGCGCTGGTTGGCGAGGCCGTACAGTCCCGGCGACGTCCGCGGCTACAGGCTGGTCATCTCGGCGACCGATTCCACGGAAGTCAACGAGCGGGTCTATCGGGACGCCGAAGCGGAGGGCATTATGGTCAACGTGGTGGACGTGCCGGCGCTGTGCCGTTACATCGTACCCTCCATCGTCCGGCAGGGCGACCTGTGCATCGCCATCTCCACGGGAGGCAAGAGCCCCGCGCTGGCGAAGAAGATCCGCGGGCAGCTGGAAGGGGCCTACGGGCCCGAGTACGCCGATCTGCTCGACCTGCTGGGCGCGTACCGCCCCCGGATGAAGGCCGCGTACCCCGATGAAACCGAAACCCGCGCGAGGTTGTGGACGTCCCTGGTCGATTCCGACCTCCTCGACCTCCTGCGCGCCGGACGCGCGGACGAAGCGCGCGACAGGGTGGAGTCATGCATCTCACACTCGTCGGACTGA
- a CDS encoding branched-chain amino acid aminotransferase yields MSEPVVYLNEGFVPASRAHLNIYDLGIVLGATVTEMTRTFRHEPFRLDEHVRRLLRSCKYAGFELDLDHDGLVECTRSLIETNGRLIGPEQDLGVVHFVTPGENQIYAGSAGRPVRLKPTLCIHSFPLPFSVWRPFFRQGAHVVTPSIRHVPPQCVDPKTKNRSRLHYWLADRQTQAVDPAATSLLLDLDGNLTECSGANFVLVADDTIYTPTSRNILEGVSLVTLREMAPELGLGWVEKELQPYDAVNAGEAWLTSTPYCLAPCTRINDTPIGDGRPGPLFGRAMEAWSRRVGMDILAQIENTD; encoded by the coding sequence ATGAGTGAACCGGTTGTCTATCTCAACGAAGGATTCGTCCCCGCCTCCCGGGCCCATCTGAACATCTACGACCTGGGGATCGTCCTGGGGGCCACCGTGACCGAAATGACTCGGACCTTCAGGCATGAACCGTTCCGCCTGGACGAACATGTGCGGCGGCTGCTGCGGTCGTGCAAATACGCGGGCTTCGAGCTGGACCTGGACCACGACGGCCTGGTCGAGTGCACGCGGAGCCTCATCGAGACCAACGGCAGGCTGATCGGCCCGGAGCAGGACCTGGGCGTCGTCCACTTCGTTACTCCGGGGGAGAACCAGATCTACGCGGGGAGCGCGGGCAGGCCGGTGCGTCTCAAGCCCACATTGTGCATCCATTCCTTTCCGCTGCCCTTCTCCGTATGGCGCCCCTTCTTTCGGCAGGGCGCCCACGTGGTCACGCCCTCCATCCGCCACGTGCCGCCCCAGTGCGTCGATCCCAAGACCAAGAACCGCTCGCGCCTGCACTACTGGCTGGCCGACCGGCAGACGCAGGCCGTCGACCCCGCAGCCACCTCGCTGCTGCTCGACCTGGACGGCAACCTCACGGAGTGTTCCGGCGCGAACTTCGTCCTGGTGGCGGACGATACGATCTATACGCCCACCAGCCGCAATATCCTGGAAGGGGTCAGCCTGGTGACGCTGCGGGAGATGGCGCCGGAACTGGGGCTGGGCTGGGTCGAGAAGGAACTGCAGCCCTACGACGCCGTCAATGCCGGCGAGGCCTGGTTGACGAGTACGCCGTATTGCCTGGCGCCCTGCACGCGCATCAACGACACGCCCATCGGCGACGGCCGGCCCGGTCCGCTGTTCGGCAGGGCCATGGAAGCCTGGAGCCGGCGGGTGGGCATGGACATCCTGGCGCAGATTGAAAACACGGACTGA